The DNA segment CTCCTTTCCCACCTTTTTGTACTTTTTGGTGGCTCTGCGCAGAGAGACGAACTGCGGCTCCACCTGGTTGCAGATGAGAGTGACAGGGACGGGATTGGGTGAGTCTGGGAGGAGGGGGGTGGCCACGGCGCGCATGGATGAgttaataatattatataatattattagTTAATCGTACAATTAAACGCCAAAGGTGCACTCGCAGTGGGAAGGATTCGCGACCACTAGGGCAATAAACCCTCCAGGGAAGTGGTGAAGCCCCCTCGGACCTAAACAGATGAAGAGAGGgggaaaaacttagccaatacTGTTGTTGATAAGCTATATATTGCCTATTCTTTGCAGGGTAGCGCGTGTGGTGATATGTGATGATGCTCGAGTAATGATGGATTTGATCATTTCTTCTGGAGGATGTTGAAGAAATACTCCACTTCCAGAATGCCGTCGTCGGCAGGTCCGTGCAGTGCACTCCGTTCTTCGCCTTGTCCTTCCCGAACACCGCCCGCAGAGACTTCGGACGCACCGTCCTCGCCATCTCAGGGTCGTGAGGACCGCAGATTTCGCGCAAGGCTGGGACCACGTTCTCCTGACGCACCTCCAAAGCGATGCAGGGACCGTTGGTGAACTCCTCCACTATCTGGTTGTATTCAGGCACCACGCCCTTGTAGACTTCCAAGAATTCCTAAATAACGGCTGCACTACCTCTGCGGAGGGACGGTCGAGCCAGAACATTTCGGCAGCGCTGACTCGAAGCCGGCGGTGAGGAGGGCGTCGAAGATCTGTCCGACGTAGCCTTCGGTGATGAGGTGAGGCTTGATGACCAGGCAGGAGCAGTTGGTGAAGTAGGCGGGAGCCTGGAGCGGAGACTTGGCGGAGAAGAAAAGCTCGATTTCCTTGGCGGCGCCCGCTGCAGACTCGCTGCCGTAGATGGCCGACCGCACCTGGTCCTGTCCGAACTGGCTGCGGATGGAGCCAGTGAAGTCCCTGATCTTGTTGATGCAGTTCTCAGCCAGCACCTCAACCGCCACCACCAGGTCAGAAGTGGCGTGACTGGTCAGCTCGTTGTAGTAAGGCTTGCCTCGATGCCCCTAAAACAGTCGTTCCGCCTCCTGCTTGCCCAGTTTGGCGATCTTGAGGTTGGTAATGGAAAAGCCTGCTTCCTCTGCGGCGTTGATGATCTTTCCAATGCTGAGATAGGCATCGGGGGTAATTAGAAGCAGTCCTCTGCGTTATGGATATTCTACTTGCCTCGCTGGACCTCGAACTTGCCGCGTGTGAACTAATCTGCGAAGTCGACAACTTTAAGTGTCTGGCGTAGACGTTGAGGACGGCTCCGACGAAGATGTCCTTGAGCTGCAGGGAGGCGTATTCGCAGCGTTTGAGGAAGATGCGTTTATTCTTGACGTCGTACTAGGTGCGGCGAGCAGTACCATTTCAATCGACTTGTCCTTGAGGAAGTAGGTCAGGTTGTAAGTCCTCACCAGGGAAGCCGCAGAGTCGAACCACTCAACGATGAACACGTACCTGTCCTCAGCCATCAGTTACAATTATAATCAATATAGAAACAGGCCCAAGGAGGAAACAGATGGATGCAAAATATGACAAGATGGATCACTGGGGAGGAATGATGCAACCGGCCTCGCTttgactgtagataagaccctaTGGACAGAAAATGCAGGTCCTTCCTG comes from the Nymphaea colorata isolate Beijing-Zhang1983 unplaced genomic scaffold, ASM883128v2 scaffold0376, whole genome shotgun sequence genome and includes:
- the LOC116244914 gene encoding uncharacterized protein LOC116244914, with translation MAEDRYVFIVEWFDSAASLVRTYNLTYFLKDKSIEMGHRGKPYYNELTSHATSDLVVAVEVLAENCINKIRDFTGSIRSQFGQDQVRSAIYGSESAAGAAKEIELFFSAKSPLQAPAYFTNCSCLVIKPHLITEGYVGQIFDALLTAGFESALPKCSGSTVPPQR